From a region of the Triticum aestivum cultivar Chinese Spring chromosome 7D, IWGSC CS RefSeq v2.1, whole genome shotgun sequence genome:
- the LOC123165882 gene encoding histone H2B.3-like: MAPKAEKKPVAEKAEKTTAAKKTKAEKRPPASKEGGADKKGKKKSKKSVETYKIYIFKVLKQVHPDIGISSKAMSIMNSFINDIFEKLAGESAKLARYSKKPTITSREVQTSVRLVLPGELAKHAVSEGTKAVTKFTSA, encoded by the coding sequence ATGGCCCCCAAGGCGGAGAAGAAGCCGGTGGCGGAGAAGGCCGAGAAGACCACGgcggcgaagaagaccaaggccgaGAAGAGGCCGCCGGCGTCCAAGGAGGGCGGCGCTgacaagaaggggaagaagaagtccaagaagagcgtggagacgtacaagatctacatcttcaaggtgctgaagcaggtgcacCCGGACATCGGCATCTCCTCCAAGGCCATGTCcatcatgaactccttcatcaacgaCATCTTCGAGAAGCTCGCCGGCGAGTCCGCCAAGCTCGCCCGCTACAGCAAGAAGCCCACCATCACGTCCCGGGAGGTGCAGACCTCCGTCCGCCTCGTCCTCCCTGGTGAGCTCGCCAAGCACGCCGTCTCCGAGGGCACCAAGGCcgtcaccaagttcacctccgcaTAG